From Callithrix jacchus isolate 240 chromosome 3, calJac240_pri, whole genome shotgun sequence, a single genomic window includes:
- the DCTD gene encoding deoxycytidylate deaminase has protein sequence MSEVSCKKRDDYLEWPEYFMAVAFLSAQRSKDPNSQVGACIVNSENKIVGIGYNGMPNGCSDDLLPWRRTAENKLDTKYPYVCHAELNAIMNKNSTDVKGCTMYVALFPCNECAKLIIQAGIREVIFMSDKYHDSDEATAARLMFDMAGVAFRKFIPKCSKIVIDFDSINSRPSQMLQ, from the exons ATGAGTGAAGTTTCCTGCAAGAAACGGGATGACTATTTGGAATGGCCTGAGTACTTTATGGCTGTGGCCTTCTTATCAGCACAGAGAAGCAAAGATCCAAATTCCCAG GTCGGCGCCTGCATCGTGAATTCAGAAAACAAGATTGTGGGGATCGGGTACAATGGGATGCCAAATGGGTGCAGTGATGACCTGTTGCCTTGGAGAAGGACGGCAGAGAATAAGCTGGACACCAAATACCCGTACG TGTGCCATGCTGAGCTGAATGCCATCATGAACAAAAATTCGACCGATGTGAAAGGCTGTACTATGTATGTCGCCTTGTTCCCTTGTAATGAATGTGCGAAGCTCATCATCCAGGCAG GTATCAGAGAAGTTATTTTCATGTCTGATAAATACCATGATAGTGACGAGGCAACTGCTGCGAGGCTCATGTTTGATATGGCTGGGGTGGCGTTCCG gaaattcATACCAAAGTGCAGCAAGATTGTCATTGACTTTGATTCAATTAACAGTAGACCGAGTCAGATGCTTCAGTGA